A single region of the Paenibacillus sp. genome encodes:
- a CDS encoding MFS transporter, which produces MPHRIASSKGRLDGQTRLLLLVNALFACANALSGAFVNVYLWKAKQDFAMIGWFALSNQIVMATTFVLAGKWVKEHNKMNSLRAGVAVAALFYLLVLMLGKSAAQWVVALGAVQGLSSAFFWLAFNVVYFEVTDPDNRDRFNGWAGLLGSAVGMAAPWISGFLITRMEDTTGYRFIFSISLAVFVVGAVVSFFLKKRPAQPNYEWLYGIRQLAQPDNAWRSAYPALMAQGIREGVFGFLIGLMVYIATRNEMQLGNYALVTSAVSLFAFFIAGKLIKPGRRATPMLAGALAMTLVILLFFWKVDYTTLLTFGIVVALAYPLYSIPITSSIFDLIGANTESAEHRVEYVVLRETALNTGRILGTIAFIVVVSWTTAPKHITTLMLVLGSAPLFSWFFMRTHLNGNGHR; this is translated from the coding sequence GCGCCAACGCGCTGTCCGGCGCCTTCGTCAACGTGTACCTGTGGAAGGCGAAGCAAGATTTCGCCATGATCGGCTGGTTCGCGCTGTCGAACCAAATCGTGATGGCGACGACGTTCGTCTTGGCCGGCAAATGGGTGAAGGAACATAACAAGATGAACTCGCTGCGGGCCGGCGTCGCGGTGGCGGCCTTGTTTTATTTGCTCGTCCTCATGCTCGGCAAAAGCGCCGCGCAATGGGTCGTCGCGTTGGGCGCCGTGCAAGGCTTGTCCTCCGCATTTTTCTGGCTCGCCTTCAACGTCGTCTACTTCGAGGTGACCGACCCGGACAACCGCGACCGCTTCAACGGCTGGGCGGGATTGCTCGGCTCCGCCGTCGGCATGGCGGCGCCGTGGATTTCCGGCTTCCTCATCACCCGCATGGAGGATACGACCGGGTACCGATTCATTTTCTCGATTTCGCTCGCGGTGTTCGTCGTGGGTGCGGTCGTCAGTTTTTTCTTGAAGAAACGGCCCGCGCAGCCGAACTATGAGTGGCTGTACGGGATCCGGCAGCTGGCCCAGCCGGATAACGCGTGGCGCAGCGCGTATCCCGCCCTGATGGCGCAAGGGATTCGCGAAGGCGTCTTCGGCTTCCTGATCGGCCTGATGGTGTACATCGCGACCCGTAACGAGATGCAGCTAGGCAACTACGCGTTGGTGACGTCCGCGGTCAGCTTGTTCGCCTTCTTCATCGCAGGCAAGCTGATCAAGCCGGGCCGCCGGGCGACGCCTATGCTCGCCGGGGCCCTCGCCATGACGCTCGTGATTTTGTTGTTCTTCTGGAAAGTCGATTACACGACGCTGCTGACGTTCGGCATCGTCGTGGCGCTCGCATATCCGCTCTATTCGATTCCGATCACGTCGTCGATCTTCGACTTGATCGGGGCGAATACGGAGAGCGCGGAGCACCGCGTCGAATATGTCGTCCTGCGGGAGACGGCGCTCAATACGGGCCGCATCCTCGGCACGATCGCGTTCATCGTCGTCGTGTCGTGGACGACCGCGCCGAAACACATCACGACGCTGATGCTCGTGCTGGGGTCGGCGCCGCTGTTCTCGTGGTTTTTCATGAGAACGCACTTGAACGGGAACGGGCACCGGTAA